Genomic window (Sediminispirochaeta smaragdinae DSM 11293):
GGGGTTCCCAAAAAACGAAAGGGCGGAAAGGTCGTTTAGGCTGAGTTCTCCACCACGAATTTTATCTTTCACAGCGCCGCGTTTATAATGATTTTTTAGACGTAAAAGCCAGTAATATTCTACATAGTTCTTACTATTCCATGACGATAATAGGAAATCACCAATCGTTGAATCGATGCAATGTTCCATGCATTTTTTAACAGTATGTGTAACCATATTTACCGAATTCCTGTAATAGGTTGCCCCAATATAGGGAGACCAGGCAACATCGGTATTACGAACAATACGAAGCCAAAGATCAGAATCACCACCACGTCGACACCGCCCCTCAGGAAACATACCAACACGCCGAAATAATTCCTTTCGTACGACAACCACAGATGTCCATAGAGGTGATCGCCTTGCACAAGTTTCCTTCATATAGGTCAAGAAACCAATAACATGTTTCCCATTCTTCTTATACTTCTTTCCATAAGGCCATTCATATTTTTTTCCATTGACTTCCATCGAATCATAATGAGCACAGCAGCAATGAACTCTTGGAAAGAATTGTATAAGATCAGCAATCGTTTCAAGAAATTCTGGATTCCACTGGTCATCCGCATCCAAAAAAGCAATCCACTCACTGCGTGCCTCACGAATACCAAGATTTCGTGCTGCATAACCGCCGGGACCGGGCTCTGCCCTTGAAAACTTCCTGATACGACTATCAGAGAAGTTTTCAATTTCTGCCTTACTACCATCTGTCGAAGCATCATCAATTATCAACAGCTCAAAATCTGTATAGGTCTGATTGAGTACGGATGCTATTGCACGATGAATATGCGGACGTTTATTATAAACAGGAATAACAACAGAAAAAAACACAATCAGCCTGCTTTGGTCGGCTGCACTGTAGAATGTGTCATCCAAGGACTTTCAAAGACATCCTTAAAATCTTCCAAACAAAGAACATGATCAGGATCTTCAATCGCAAAAAGAGGGCTATATGATAAAAACGATGCCCATCGAGAGTATGAACTTGGAGGACCTATAAGATAATCACATTCAGCCAATGCATAGAGATCTTCTATTTCTGAACCAGGGCCCATAATGCAATCAGCATCGCCCCCAACAGACACATCAACCGACTCATTCGAGCAGATCAGGAAGCGAACCCTTTTCCCACTGAATAGGTTTTTTGCCTGGGCAATAAACCGAGTATACACATCATCTTCAAAGTAATATTGACCTCCACGCCATGTTTTGTAGTCACCACGGCGAATGTGGACGCCAATAACAATCTCTACATCCTTTCTCATGCCTTTACTAAAGCTTTTGATTTTCTCTGCATACTCATCGGAAAGAACGAATAATGGAGCAATTTCATTTCGATATTTCTTCAGTCCTTTCACATCATGATAAAAGTAGTTACGAATGAAACAGAACGGCTTTTTTAGCTGCCGAACAATGTCTTTTTGGGAAATATCAAATATTTCACTATGTGTCGCAATAAGTCCAGTTCTCAACATTCCATAGCGGGATTTGTTCTTCAAAACCATTCTTCCCAATTTATTTAATAGCACATAACAGAAATTCCTTTGATGTGCTTTTTGTTGGCTATACCTTCTTACAAATGTGCACGGAAAACGGGGGCAGAGAGAACCAGCAAAATTTTTGAAATAGAGAGCATATTCATCCAACGAAGGACAAAGGACTGTAAACTTATGCTCCATAGCGGATGAAATAAAATGAGCAAACAAAAAAAGCCGGTTTGCAAGTTGCCCCGGCTTATTCATCAAAATAACCATGGCTTAACTTTTTACTACATTCGAGAAATTTTTCCTATACCGCCCACGGGTATCAACAATCAACTTTGCCTCTCGCTGAAGCAAATCATAATCAAAGTCGTCATGATCTGTTGCAATAATGATGCAATCAGCCGCCCGAATGTATTCCATTGTAAAGGGGGTAGCTTCCAAATCAAAATGGTGCTCTCGCATCCTTGGAAACTTAGGATAGAAGTGATCAATATAGCCGTAATCCGCCCCCTTGTCCCGTAAAAGTTCCAACAACCGGACAGAGGGGGATTCCCTTATATCATCAATGTTCTTCTTATAAGCAAGCCCTAATACCAAGATTCTTGATCCTTTCATCGCCTTACCCTGTTCGTTTAAGGCTTCCATGGTTTTATTTATAACCCACTCAGGCATGGCGGCATTTACTTCACCTGCAAGCTCAATAAAACGAGTGTTTACCTCGTACGCTCTTGCTTTCCAGGTTAAATAAAAAGGATCGATAGGAATGCAGTGTCCACCAAGCCCGGGTCCAGGGTAAAACGGAGTAAAGCCAAAAGGTTTTGAAGCTGCCGCCTCAATAACCTCCCAAATATCAATGCCCATACGATCCGCTATTATTTTCATTTCATTCACAAGGCCGATATTAACAGCCCGATAAATATTCTCCAAAAGTTTGGTTAATTCGGCAGCTTTTGTGGAAGAGACAGGGACCACCTTCTCAATGACGGCCCCATACAGTGCTTTTCCCACTTCCAAACATGATGGTGTTGTTCCGCCAACGACCTTCGGTATGGTCGCGGTATTAAATTTCTTGTTACCGGGGTCTTCCCTCTCCGGAGAATATACAAGGAACAAATCGTTTCCTACCTGAAATCCTCTGTCTTCCTCAAGACGAGATCGGAGTTCCTCTTCGGTGGTACCAGGGTACGTTGTACTTTCAAGGCTGATAAGCTGTCCTTTCCGGACATAGGGCAGCATGGCTTCAAAGGTGTTGATAACAAATGACAAATCAGGTTCACGGTACTTATCCAAAGGAGTAGGGACACAGAGAATGAGAGCATCAGGTTCAGTCGTACGAGAAAAATCAGATGTAGCAGAAAGACGACCGGCCTTAACAGCATTGTTCACCCGCTCAGATCCGATGTGTTTAATGTAAGATGTACCGGCAGAAATCAGATGTATCTTTTCTTGATCAATGTCAAAACCAAGAACGGAAAAACCCTTTTCAGCAAAGGTCAACCCCAAGGGAAGGCCGACGTAGCCAAGTCCCAATATACCAATACAAGCTTCTTTACTTAGAAATTTATTCTTTAACTCCTCAACATAATGCTTCTTATCCACCATCTTATGTAACCTCTTTTTCATGGATCAATTCATTAAACAATACAAGTATATTCGATACACCACGTTCCCACGTCCGATATTCATCATTCCTGAAGGCCGCCTCTCTCATCAACACATATTGTTTTTCATCTATGCATAAGGCTTGTTGTATAGCCTCCTCTACACTTCCGTCAATGGGAATTATCGCATCTTTGGCCAGATCAGCGGTGGTGCCGAACGTATTACCTATAACTGGCAAGCCGTACTGCATACAACTTCGTATTACGGCAGATGTAAGATATTGTTCTGCATCGCTGACCAGATAATCAGCAGCACAAAAGTAATCCCGCATCTCCGCAGGAGCAAGATAGCGTTCTACAATGCGAATATCCTTCGTCTTCTCTGATTTTATATATTTTATGCAACCTCGGCTGGCAATAAGGAGCTCCAAGTTAGTGTGATTTTTCTTTAATGCGTTAAATGCTTGTATTACCACTCTTGGATTACGATTACGTCTGGATGTTCCACTGTACAATAATACTATTTTTTCCTGACCTATGTGCAGTCTGGATCGTGCTACCTGCTTGTCAACTGCCTCATTGCTATTAAAATGCCCCATATAGCCGACTGCATATGGCTTTGGGGAACCATAGAAATCGAAAATAGACTTTACACAAGATTCTTCATGAACGATAATACCGCTAGCCAAAGAATATAGAGAGCGATGAAGATACTCATCGATATCCGACAAAAAAGAATCTGTATCTTTAACATTGTGAGATAGTAAATCATGCTGATGCCAAACAATTGGGACAGAAAGATCTCGAAGATCCCGGCACCAAGCATCTATCTCGCCATATGCAGTTTTTGTAATTCGCGATCGGACTATAGAGTTAGCCATTTGCATATAGAAGTGCAAGAAAATTTTATAAGTACCTCTAACTTTTGCTATTTTCCTTAGCCGGCAATGCAACGAACTACTGATTCCAACATGTTTATATCGCCAAGTGTCATACACACTTGGCGCCCAATGAAAGTAGAGGATATCAATATCTCTGAGCACTTTACTTCGAAAGGGGGATTCCAAATCTTTTTGTGTAATTGTTTTTACCACGGCTTGGTGGTTTAAGAATTCTTCTGAAAGCCGATGTAAGTGTGGATTAGCTTCCCGATCCCATAGGGAGTCTTTCGGTCCCGGACACATTCCTATTGTAAACAAAGTAGCTTCTTTCCCCATCTTCTGAGATTACTTATTTTTCTTCGAATATATTTAACTGGAAAATAAACTAAATAAAGCTTTTCTCTTTCTTTATTATGAATCCTCTTATACATTCTGCCAGTCGAAACGCCACCAATTGTAAAATTACTTATATTAACGTTCATATAGTAAGAAGTTATTTTTTTTCGGAATACTGCACGAAGCAACCATTCATAGTCGCCTACAATTCTTATACGGGAATTAAATTTTCCAACAACGCTAAAAACTTCTTTATCATAAAAAAGAGCCTGCTGTGTTATACAATTATCACGAAGAAAGTTTCTGATATCCTGGTTGGGCCTAAAATACTGATCTATATTCCCATCTCTGTTACGATAGAGCAAATTTCCATAATATATTTGTTTATTGGGCATATTATGAATTTGATCGGCCACAGACATAAGAACAGATTCATCACATAATGTATCATCGGCATTCAAGAAATTCAAATATTTCCCATTAGCCAGTTGTATACCTTTATTCATTGCATCATAGATACCATCATCTGACTCCGAGATTAACCCAAGTTTCCTTTGTTCGGCATATGGATTTACAATATCAAGAGTACCATCCGTAGAACCACCATCAACAATAATATATTCAAAATCAGTAAACGATTGATTGAGAACAGAATTAATTGTATTGGAGATTGTTGTTTTGGCGTTATAACAAACTGTAATGATTGAAAACAGTGGCATGTTCATATACCTTCAACACATGAGAATATACAGGGATTGCCTGTCAAACATTTTCTCCCGTTCAACTTTCCCAATTCGATAAAGAGGGAATAGAAGTTCACACTCTCATTGAGTACCCCCACGGGATTGTCAAAAACAACCAGATCTACCTGTTTACAACACAAAAGAACCCCGCACAGCACTTGTTTTGCGCATTTATTCGAGATATTAATAACAACACTTATATAAATTCTTGCTGCTTTTCAATGATCCTTATAGAAAGGGTTAGCACATTCAAATGTTACTTATTTTCCTTATATTTTAGAATAAAAGACTCTATAGCAAAAAAATACTTTTCAACATCTTTTAGTTTACTCTCTTCAAAATCCCACCATTTTATCTTATGTAACTCTTTCACAAGATTCAAGTCGAACCTATATTTAATATGTTTAGCAGGAACACCGGCAACAATTGAATAAGGGTCAACATCATCAACAACCACAGCACCTGCACCAATAACTGCACCATCATTAATTTTCACTCCATCTAAAACTGTAACATTTATACCAATAAAAACATCATTACCTATTATTATATTTTTATGTTCTTCTATCTTATCCTTCAAAGAAAATGAAACTCCAACTTGTTTTTTAGTCGAATAAAAGACAGGGGATGTAGAAATTCCATTTAAAGGATGTATTCCCCAACCACAACAAAAATTAGGACCAATAGAACAAAATTTTCCAATATGCGTATTTATAATACTAGAATTCTTTGCTATATAAGTATATTCATCAATCTGTGAATTCACAATATAATATGGGGCATACATTTTTGCAAGCGAATTTATTATCGAGCTATATGCTTCTTTCTGATGAAAAGAAAAATTAAATGTTTTAAATTCTGGAAAAAACTGAAAGAAAATTGTACGAATCTTTTTTTTTATTTTTCTCTTCACCCTATTCATGAATAATACTCTCAAAATCTTCAGAAGGAAATACATCTAACATACTATTAGGAGTAAGATTTATAACTGAGACATTATTAGCAAGAAGATATTCTTTAATTAATCTATATTGTTTCCATCGTTCATAGTATTCTGCAAACCAGCGTTCTGTAGTAAAACTATTTAAATGTTGGTATTCCTTCTCACCACTTCCTTGTGCCTCTTTATAAAAATGGTGATCTTTTATTTCATTTTTATAATTTCTTATCCATAAATAATTATGATCACACCCAAGTAAATATATTTTTTTAAACCCCAAATAAAAAGCAATTTGGATTGCTTCATAAATAACTGTACGTATTAGAAAAGGATTTAGTGAAATATCCCAGATATTCTTTTGCATATAATTTTTATCATTTAAAGGTTCACTTTCCGAATAATTAATAAAAGAATAAGTAAATAACTTCTTATATTCTTTGTATTGCTCAAAAAAATTATAAATAGAATATTCATAATTTTGGTATCCGAAAAAATATTGAATACTGTGATTATAGGTACTGGCTAATCCATCAAAGATTTTCTTTAATGAATCAAAATCAAACGGAGGATGATACGGAGCGAGCACATGATAAGCAGGCTTTATTATAGATGCTAATTTGTGTAAATAAAAATGACTAACAGAAATGCAGTTTCTTTCTTCTAAAGGACTTAAATCCATCGAATTTATTGATGGTCCCGTTGCTAAAATAAAGCATTTCTCATCTTTATGAGTATTTTTCTTATTTTTAATTTCTAAAGCAGAATTCAATACTTCTTGAGGTGTAGCAGACTTCTTTCGATTCTGATGTCCTTTTATTATGTTAAAATAACCAGGAGGGATGACCCAGTTTTTCAAAATTCTTTTTATTTGTGCCATTTTAGTTTCTTTCGTTGTTCTTTCTCGATATCTAATATTTCTGCTTTCTTATATGTCAAAGACTTTTCGACATTTCTCAAGTCCCGGCAAAGCTTTCTAAGCCCTTGAGGCTCTAACGAGGCTGCATGATCAGTGCCTTTCCAGGTACGATCAAGCGTAAAATGTCTCTCGAATATCCTTGCGCCCAAGGTAAAGGCAGCAATATCAACGGCTATCCCAAGATGATGTCCAGAAAAACCTATATTCTTTACAATACCAGAAAATTTACTCTTCAATCTTGTTATCTCTAAAAGGCTAATATCCTCAAAAGGAACAGGATATCCTGAAGTACAGGCAAAGAGCGTTAAATCATTAGCACGATGTTTTTTTTGAAAAAGGTTAACTATCAGCTCTTCCTCTTTTTGGGAAGTCATACCTAAAGAAAGTTGTACTTCTCCTTCATAGTTATCACAAATCCATTCAAGCATTTTAAAATTTAAATTTGACGCTGAAGGGATTTTTACAATTTTTGGTTGCAAGGAAACTATTTCTTTTGCGGCTGTTAAGTCCCAAACCGATGATGAATATATGACATTATTAATCTCGCACCATTCCTTTAATTCTTTATGTTGATCAATATTGAATTCTAAAAATTCTCTATGCTCGCCATACGTTTTTCCATATGCATTTATGGGATTCGGATGTGGTGCATTATACATTTCTGGTGATAAAAGTTCTTTATTCGTCCGTTTTTGGAATTTTACAACATCTGCCTTACAGAAAGTTGCAGCGACTAACACCATTTCTTTAGCAATATCCATACTTCCCTTATGGTTACACCCTATTTCTGCAACGACTATAAGATCAGTATTCATAATCTTCTCCTGACAAAGAAGTTATTATTCTTTCAGCCATCTCCCGAAATGCACCATCACCACCAGCAGATTTCAATATAATTATACCAGGAATTCGTTTAATATCATTCCTTGCATTGATCGGACAAAATGGATGACCGACAGCTTTCAGAACTTGAATATCATTTATATCATCTCCTAAATATGCCACATTTTCCATGTTTACATTTTCATTATTACAGATTTCCTTAATAATTTTCAACTTGTTTTGTATCCCTATATACAAATAGTTGCATTTTATCTTCTCTGCTCTTCGCTTAACCAATTCAGTTTTTTCACCCGTAATTATTCCTGTTCGTATGCCTTTATTTTTTAATAGCTCAACGGCCATTCCATCATAAGTAGAAAATTTTTTTAGTTCTTCACCATTCTCAGAATAGTACATACCGGCATCAGTCAAACATCCATCAACATCTGAAAATACTATTTTTATTTCTTCTGTTTTAGTTTCTCCATCTAATCTATACTTTTTCATTATTTTTTCTGCAAATATCCAATCGTCTTCTTCATCAATTTCCAACCAAGTATATTCAGGCATAAGATAGTATCCAATATTACCACATAACCGATTCTTATATTTAATAATGTTTGCTACTTTATTTATATAAAATGCACCATTTTCTAATAGACAGCCCTTATATTTTTGCCTTCGTGGCCTATTATGATAATCATAATTTATAGGAGCGCCACTATCTCCCCAT
Coding sequences:
- a CDS encoding glycosyltransferase family 2 protein, which gives rise to MDDTFYSAADQSRLIVFFSVVIPVYNKRPHIHRAIASVLNQTYTDFELLIIDDASTDGSKAEIENFSDSRIRKFSRAEPGPGGYAARNLGIREARSEWIAFLDADDQWNPEFLETIADLIQFFPRVHCCCAHYDSMEVNGKKYEWPYGKKYKKNGKHVIGFLTYMKETCARRSPLWTSVVVVRKELFRRVGMFPEGRCRRGGDSDLWLRIVRNTDVAWSPYIGATYYRNSVNMVTHTVKKCMEHCIDSTIGDFLLSSWNSKNYVEYYWLLRLKNHYKRGAVKDKIRGGELSLNDLSALSFFGNPFRYCFYFLVVMFPGCIIRGMIRIFRRIKRAFSKHEK
- a CDS encoding alpha-1,2-fucosyltransferase; the encoded protein is MVILMNKPGQLANRLFLFAHFISSAMEHKFTVLCPSLDEYALYFKNFAGSLCPRFPCTFVRRYSQQKAHQRNFCYVLLNKLGRMVLKNKSRYGMLRTGLIATHSEIFDISQKDIVRQLKKPFCFIRNYFYHDVKGLKKYRNEIAPLFVLSDEYAEKIKSFSKGMRKDVEIVIGVHIRRGDYKTWRGGQYYFEDDVYTRFIAQAKNLFSGKRVRFLICSNESVDVSVGGDADCIMGPGSEIEDLYALAECDYLIGPPSSYSRWASFLSYSPLFAIEDPDHVLCLEDFKDVFESPWMTHSTVQPTKAG
- a CDS encoding nucleotide sugar dehydrogenase, whose amino-acid sequence is MVDKKHYVEELKNKFLSKEACIGILGLGYVGLPLGLTFAEKGFSVLGFDIDQEKIHLISAGTSYIKHIGSERVNNAVKAGRLSATSDFSRTTEPDALILCVPTPLDKYREPDLSFVINTFEAMLPYVRKGQLISLESTTYPGTTEEELRSRLEEDRGFQVGNDLFLVYSPEREDPGNKKFNTATIPKVVGGTTPSCLEVGKALYGAVIEKVVPVSSTKAAELTKLLENIYRAVNIGLVNEMKIIADRMGIDIWEVIEAAASKPFGFTPFYPGPGLGGHCIPIDPFYLTWKARAYEVNTRFIELAGEVNAAMPEWVINKTMEALNEQGKAMKGSRILVLGLAYKKNIDDIRESPSVRLLELLRDKGADYGYIDHFYPKFPRMREHHFDLEATPFTMEYIRAADCIIIATDHDDFDYDLLQREAKLIVDTRGRYRKNFSNVVKS
- a CDS encoding glycosyltransferase; the protein is MGKEATLFTIGMCPGPKDSLWDREANPHLHRLSEEFLNHQAVVKTITQKDLESPFRSKVLRDIDILYFHWAPSVYDTWRYKHVGISSSLHCRLRKIAKVRGTYKIFLHFYMQMANSIVRSRITKTAYGEIDAWCRDLRDLSVPIVWHQHDLLSHNVKDTDSFLSDIDEYLHRSLYSLASGIIVHEESCVKSIFDFYGSPKPYAVGYMGHFNSNEAVDKQVARSRLHIGQEKIVLLYSGTSRRNRNPRVVIQAFNALKKNHTNLELLIASRGCIKYIKSEKTKDIRIVERYLAPAEMRDYFCAADYLVSDAEQYLTSAVIRSCMQYGLPVIGNTFGTTADLAKDAIIPIDGSVEEAIQQALCIDEKQYVLMREAAFRNDEYRTWERGVSNILVLFNELIHEKEVT
- a CDS encoding glycosyltransferase family 2 protein; amino-acid sequence: MPLFSIITVCYNAKTTISNTINSVLNQSFTDFEYIIVDGGSTDGTLDIVNPYAEQRKLGLISESDDGIYDAMNKGIQLANGKYLNFLNADDTLCDESVLMSVADQIHNMPNKQIYYGNLLYRNRDGNIDQYFRPNQDIRNFLRDNCITQQALFYDKEVFSVVGKFNSRIRIVGDYEWLLRAVFRKKITSYYMNVNISNFTIGGVSTGRMYKRIHNKEREKLYLVYFPVKYIRRKISNLRRWGKKLLCLQ
- a CDS encoding CatB-related O-acetyltransferase — protein: MNRVKRKIKKKIRTIFFQFFPEFKTFNFSFHQKEAYSSIINSLAKMYAPYYIVNSQIDEYTYIAKNSSIINTHIGKFCSIGPNFCCGWGIHPLNGISTSPVFYSTKKQVGVSFSLKDKIEEHKNIIIGNDVFIGINVTVLDGVKINDGAVIGAGAVVVDDVDPYSIVAGVPAKHIKYRFDLNLVKELHKIKWWDFEESKLKDVEKYFFAIESFILKYKENK
- a CDS encoding motility associated factor glycosyltransferase family protein encodes the protein MAQIKRILKNWVIPPGYFNIIKGHQNRKKSATPQEVLNSALEIKNKKNTHKDEKCFILATGPSINSMDLSPLEERNCISVSHFYLHKLASIIKPAYHVLAPYHPPFDFDSLKKIFDGLASTYNHSIQYFFGYQNYEYSIYNFFEQYKEYKKLFTYSFINYSESEPLNDKNYMQKNIWDISLNPFLIRTVIYEAIQIAFYLGFKKIYLLGCDHNYLWIRNYKNEIKDHHFYKEAQGSGEKEYQHLNSFTTERWFAEYYERWKQYRLIKEYLLANNVSVINLTPNSMLDVFPSEDFESIIHE
- a CDS encoding N-acetylneuraminate synthase family protein, giving the protein MNTDLIVVAEIGCNHKGSMDIAKEMVLVAATFCKADVVKFQKRTNKELLSPEMYNAPHPNPINAYGKTYGEHREFLEFNIDQHKELKEWCEINNVIYSSSVWDLTAAKEIVSLQPKIVKIPSASNLNFKMLEWICDNYEGEVQLSLGMTSQKEEELIVNLFQKKHRANDLTLFACTSGYPVPFEDISLLEITRLKSKFSGIVKNIGFSGHHLGIAVDIAAFTLGARIFERHFTLDRTWKGTDHAASLEPQGLRKLCRDLRNVEKSLTYKKAEILDIEKEQRKKLKWHK
- a CDS encoding acylneuraminate cytidylyltransferase, with amino-acid sequence MSIIALVPARGGSKSIPLKNIKTFCGKPLINWILEELDQVEKLDQVYVATDSELIENEVEKLNGKKIRIYRRLSKNATDTASTESLILEFLEKKELCNDDILLIVQATSPFTTSFHFSDALRKYEIDNYDSMLSVVRFKRFLWGDSGAPINYDYHNRPRRQKYKGCLLENGAFYINKVANIIKYKNRLCGNIGYYLMPEYTWLEIDEEDDWIFAEKIMKKYRLDGETKTEEIKIVFSDVDGCLTDAGMYYSENGEELKKFSTYDGMAVELLKNKGIRTGIITGEKTELVKRRAEKIKCNYLYIGIQNKLKIIKEICNNENVNMENVAYLGDDINDIQVLKAVGHPFCPINARNDIKRIPGIIILKSAGGDGAFREMAERIITSLSGEDYEY